The following proteins are co-located in the Vigna angularis cultivar LongXiaoDou No.4 chromosome 2, ASM1680809v1, whole genome shotgun sequence genome:
- the LOC108327526 gene encoding uncharacterized protein LOC108327526 translates to MESQTSFNTVFIPIFDGQNYQMWEAVEEDYEVSPLPDNPTVVQMKNHKERRLRKSKAKSILFTAVSPVIFNRIMTLKTTYEIWKFLKEEYEGSERIKGMQALNLVRELEMQRMKDSETIKDYADKLLGIANKICLLGTDIPDSRIVQKILVTIP, encoded by the coding sequence ATGGAATCTCAAACATCCTTTAATACCGTTTTTATACCTATATTTGATGGACAAAACTATCAAATGTGGGAAGCGGTAGAAGAAGACTACGAAGTGTCTCCCTTGCCAGATAATCCTACGGTTGTTCAAATGAAGAATCACAAAGAAAGGAGGCTTCGGAAATCCAAAGCCAAATCAATTTTGTTCACAGCCGTATCTCCAGTCATTTTCAACAGAATAATGACGTTGAAAACGACATATGAAATCTGGAAGTTTTTGAAGGAGGAGTATGAAGGCAGTGAGAGAATCAAAGGAATGCAAGCTTTGAATCTGGTTCGAGAACTTGAGATGCAAAGGATGAAAGATTCGGAGACAATCAAAGATTATGCGGACAAGCTTCTCGGCATTGCAAACAAAATATGTCTTCTTGGCACTGATATTCCTGATTCTCGAATtgttcaaaaaatacttgtaacAATTCCATAA